gtatggctaggactcttcccttgaccaTCCCACGGCCCTGGCTAGCCATGGAACCAAACCACCAACAAGCCCAGCCGTGAGGACCCAAACACCCACGATGCATGTTTGCGAAATATGCTATATACCagctttcgtttttttttttcgttGCAGGGTATATGTTGATGAACTAGGACTctaatattcatgaaaaatagTATTGGATTgaatcctaatcatggcagatCCTTATGCACATAAACAACATAATTTGGATCAAAGAACCTACTTGAAAATTTCATGTTACATGCACAAACGAAAATTACATAAAGTGTCTCTTATTTTGCAAACTTTTCATTCATAAAACAAGTAATATGATGTGCTGATGGTTTGAAGTAAAgaataggcgtgcctttgcgtaatttacgCACGAAAACCGTCGACGATGACGAAGAACGGAGCAAGTCTTTTGGCTCGAATCACCTTGGCTATTTCTCGAGAATTTCTTCAATTTTTTAgcatgtgtgtgccgtgtaatTCAGGTAGAATTTCAGAAGTGTGGCCGAGTGTTTTTGAAAGAGTTGTAGGGTTTTGGGAAAGGTTTACATATTATATAACTTAATTAAACACTaacaaggctttaggcctattaagcccctaaattaagcccattagtcattaattagaattaaataaaataataataaagtttTGGTAAAAtagtttgtgaattaaatagccgggttgtcaaaaagttagtatttttgttgaaaaactaacactgataaaatttacgtcttgTCGTatttaatcatctcaaaacctcctattttccaaaaatgagaagaacccatcaactatattttaaatcattaaaaataattatttactaaaaacatttttcttttttcagccatcggtcttcgttcttcgatcgcaacttgattaatccttaaaaatacaattttatgcataatgacaataaaatcctatttaacatataatcatgcatatcacataatcaattaagcaattaaaataatttaattaaccatttttcagaattcctagatttgcatgcccttggattacgtcgtcttaattttggaccataCAAGATCAatcgtcaagcctcaagttgtaagttttacatgctttatgtgatttaataCGTTGTTACCTGCATGACGATATGAATATTATGTTTATGATACATGTTTATTAgttttttttagtatttatgatttgcatgcttaaattgctaaaatgAATTAGGACATGTCACATGATTAGAGAACTTAGATTTAACTGTATGTTGGTaacgttagaatttggaaaacgttcagataaaatgcctcctagacgtacaCCCGTTATCGAGAAACAGGAAGAGAACAATGTTAATCGTCCAGGGAATAGTCAAAGAAATGCACCAGCACCACGACCTCCTCCTCCAGAGGATCCTGCTACTCGTGCATTAGAGGGTATGGCTCGTCTCTTTGAGCAACaattacagcagcagcagttacaactgcagttacagcagatgcagcagcagcaacagcCACCTAGGCCACAGCAGGATATCTATGATCAGCtccggaggctagggccgaaggaattttctggcaccaccgatCCATTTGCTGCTGAGAGTTGGATCAGTTTACTTGAGGTACATTTTCGCTATCTGGACATGGGAGACACCGACCGTGTGAGGTGTACTACTTATCTGCTTAGGGACGacgcttctttatggtgggTAGGAGCCGAGCATGGTGTTGACCTTGCTACACTCACTTGGGCACAGTTCAAGGCAAAattctttgagaaatattttaCTGCTAATGTCAGAAGCCGGATAAAGAGGGAATTTATGACTCTCCGTCAAGGAGACATATCTGTTGTTgattttgtgaagaaatttgataggggttgccactttgtaccccttattgTTGGGGACACGGAAGAAAAGCttaggcatttcatggatggcctaCGACCTACCATTCGGGATAAAGTTATGATGATGCGTCCGGAGAATTATGCTATGGCAGTTACTTATGCATATCAGGATGAGCAGTCCTTGAAAGACATTGATTTTGAGATTCAGCGCAAGAGGCAGCACTACCAGAATAACAATCAGCCGAATAAGAAGCCATATATGAGTCCTCCTAcacctcaagggcctcaaaagccccaaggtccAGTCAAGAATCCGGCTCCGCTGAAGCCAAAGAATCCTGCAGCACCAAAGCCTACTGAAAGGAAACCATGCAAAGAGTGCAACCGTCTACATCTTGGCAAATACGAGTTGGGATCATTTAAATGTTTCTACTGCAAGGAGGCTGGTCACAAAGCTATTGATTGCCCAAAGAGGAAACCAGCTACTACGGCACGAGCTTACGTTATAAATGCCGAGGAAGCTGAGGAAGAGGCAGACACTACACTCAtcacgggtaacctagtcatttaacattttatattgtttattattgcatgaagtgttaaattggttattagaaTTGATTGGGAATCAAGATTCAACCTAGTGaaaaattaggttgcatgttctacttagttggacttaagttatgattttaaaaaccatggaaaatgatttgaattttGTGCCTTATTTTATGTGAAGGATGTAATGCTTCCAAATAAAAAGGTTAGGGCCAAAATTGAAGGAAATCATAATTAAGGGGTTTTGGaagaaattttgattttttgagGGGTTATTGTGCAATTTCGAGAATTTAAGGGACTATAATGCGCTAATTCGAAAATAAGGTACATAAGTGCAATTTCTAAATTCCTATGGATCGAAAATTCAATTCGCGAAACCTAAGGGATTAAATCAGAATTTTTGCAACAATATAAGGGCTTAATTCAATAATTCGAAAATTTGGGGACAATAatgcaaatttcaaaatttggGGGACTGAAGTGCaatttttttcaagaaatgctTAAGTTCAACGCGAAATCTTCTTATAACTGTGGGAATTAATGATAGTAAATCCTTAAGATTCAACGCGAAAAGATATATATGACAATTTTCATCGCAGGGAGGATCATCATACTagtgtagctacctatgcattgctagattcaggagctacacaaTATTTCATATCTGAAACCTTCATAAAAAGACTGAAaattactcctcaagatatgggtttgaGTTTCCAAGTTACTATCCCTTCCGGCGATCAGATGCTCACGTCTAAGATTGTTAAGGACCTGGAGCTTCGGTTATTCAAAGATGTTGTCCGGGCAGATCTTATTGTCCTTCCTATGCccgaatttgatattatacttgggatggattggttattagcgaatggagcttcgattgattttcgTCAGCGATCAGTATCTATTAGACCACCtagtggtaaatcttttgtctttgaggcggcaagaaacaagcaaatgccgcacagtatctcttgtctatgtgcgaggaagcttattaagcatGGATGCCAAGCAtatctagcatgtgtcactactACACATGAATCTATCATTCAGAAGTTAGAAGATGTTGATATTGTGagagattttcctagcgtctttcccgaCGACGTTTCTGGCATCCCGCCCGATCGTGAAGTTGAATTCTCTATTGATCTTATGCCGGacactgttcctatatctaaatcaccttatcgtctagcaccagctgaaatgaaagaactaaaagatcaaatccaagaattgctagacaagggtttcattcgccctagttactctccatggggcgctccggtattatttgtgaaaaataagGATGGCATcatgcgtctttgcattgattatcgagaacTTAATCGGGTCtctatcaaaaataagtatccactgccaagaattgaagatttatttgatcagttgcaaggagcatcgGTAT
This Primulina eburnea isolate SZY01 chromosome 2, ASM2296580v1, whole genome shotgun sequence DNA region includes the following protein-coding sequences:
- the LOC140824204 gene encoding uncharacterized protein, with the translated sequence MQQQQQPPRPQQDIYDQLRRLGPKEFSGTTDPFAAESWISLLEVHFRYLDMGDTDRVRCTTYLLRDDASLWWVGAEHGVDLATLTWAQFKAKFFEKYFTANVRSRIKREFMTLRQGDISVVDFVKKFDRGCHFVPLIVGDTEEKLRHFMDGLRPTIRDKVMMMRPENYAMAVTYAYQDEQSLKDIDFEIQRKRQHYQNNNQPNKKPYMSPPTPQGPQKPQGPVKNPAPLKPKNPAAPKPTERKPCKECNRLHLGKYELGSFKCFYCKEAGHKAIDCPKRKPATTARAYVINAEEAEEEADTTLITGNLVI